The following coding sequences are from one Diachasmimorpha longicaudata isolate KC_UGA_2023 chromosome 6, iyDiaLong2, whole genome shotgun sequence window:
- the LOC135163518 gene encoding uncharacterized protein F54H12.2-like, with amino-acid sequence MSFLHSHSSECVKSELDQFTTPPTQTSMENSQFVYYNRVSTLSDDAPIEFIVPGHGEEFIDLAHTMIKVRARILKPEGTAAVDDSVGPVVTPPNNLYVYSAYIETLLNYGTHAKSSHLGMSLWAMDSYGAMDSTAVATGDARNNNGLAARQAFTIGGTTFDLLGYLHCSVFNQDKFLINGVELRVRLIRAKDDYCLMDDTAQNYKLHIEEASLIVRRVKLSPGILIAHAKTLAKTTAKYPLTRVEVKSFVLHRGIMGETIDDALLGQLPKRIILGFVENASFNGSRKKNPFNFQNFGINFLCRMSMDVKYLQNLCSEVSPLASA; translated from the exons atgtcgtttctacattcgcactcttctgagtgtgtgaagtcggagctggaccAATTTACCACACCTCCTACTCAAACAAGTATGGAAAATTcgcaatttgtttattacaatcGTGTCTCTACGCTATCAGACGATGCCCctattgaattcatcgtaccaggccatggagaagaatttattgatttggcgcacaccatgatcaaagttcgcgccagaatcctgaaACCCGAGGGCACTGCTGCTGTAGACGACTCTGTTGgtcct gttgttacgcctccaaataatCTGTACGTCTATAGtgcatacattgaaacattgctaAACTATGGAACACATGCAAAGTCCTCccatcttggaatgtctctttgggctatggatagctatggtgcaatggattctactGCTGTAGCGACGGGTGATGCGAGAAACAACAATGGGTTAGCTGCACGTCAGGCATTTACTATAGGTGGAACAacatttgatctactgggaTATTTACATTGTTccgtgttcaatcaagataagtttttgatcaatggcgtagagctacgcgttcgtcttatccgtgcaaaggatGACTATTGCCTTATGGACGATACTGCCCAGAATTATAAGTTGCATAtagaagaagcctccttgatagttcgccgtgtgaaactcagccctggaattttgatagctcacgctaaaacccttgcaaagacaactgcgaaatatcctttgacacgggtggaggtcaaatcttttgttctccatagGGGGATTATGGGAGAGACAATAGACGATGCGCTTTTGGGACAGCtgcctaaaagaatcatactgggatttgttgaaaatgccagtttcaacggatcgaggaagaagaatcccttcaactttcaaaattttgggataaactttttatgccgaatgtcgatggacgtcaagtacctacaaaacctctgcagcgAAGTTTCACCTCTGGCGTCTGCCTAG
- the LOC135163509 gene encoding uncharacterized protein LOC135163509 isoform X2: MRLQNISTQRQHEIDQIDAESEQRSNHQEELTRLSHFCPIIDQPQGGRGHTSAQPTSACGGMTERARSSNARTSSALRVLHARAKAGLTEDDQEPYMGGEQRTGGVGPHTPRMKCVRATRREPWMPEGEDEQPFALYDVEDARSTTWRMLRVIFSKQPPQLDLTEEEDWTLEHWN; the protein is encoded by the exons ATGCGCCTTCAAAACATATCAACCCAACGTCAACACGAGATTGATCAAATTGACGCGGAATCGGAGCAGCGCAGCAATCACCAGGAAGAATTGACCCGCCTGTCTCACTTTTGTCCCATTATCGACCA GCCACAAGGAGGGAGAGGGCATACCTCAGCGCAGCCAACGAGTGCCTGCGGTGGGATGACCGAGAGGGCGAGATCCTCGAACGCGAGGACATCTTCGGCACTTCGCGTGCTCCATGCCAGGGCAAAGGCCGGGCTGACGGAGGACGATCAAGAACCCTATATG ggtGGAGAGCAGCGGACGGGAGGAGTTGGGCCACACACCCCCAGAATGAAGTGTGTCCGTGCTACCAGGCGCGAGCCCTGGATGCCGGAAGGTGAAGACGAGCAGCCGTTCGCTCTTTACGACGTGGAGGATGCCCGGAGTACGACGTGGAGGATGCTCAGGGTTATCTTCAGCAAGCAACCGCCCCAGCTCGACCTGACTGAGGAAGAGGACTGGACCCTGGAACACTGGAACTGA
- the LOC135163509 gene encoding uncharacterized protein LOC135163509 isoform X3: MTERARSSNARTSSALRVLHARAKAGLTEDDQEPYMGGEQRTGGVGPHTPRMKCVRATRREPWMPEGEDEQPFALYDVEDARSTTWRMLRVIFSKQPPQLDLTEEEDWTLEHWN; this comes from the exons ATGACCGAGAGGGCGAGATCCTCGAACGCGAGGACATCTTCGGCACTTCGCGTGCTCCATGCCAGGGCAAAGGCCGGGCTGACGGAGGACGATCAAGAACCCTATATG ggtGGAGAGCAGCGGACGGGAGGAGTTGGGCCACACACCCCCAGAATGAAGTGTGTCCGTGCTACCAGGCGCGAGCCCTGGATGCCGGAAGGTGAAGACGAGCAGCCGTTCGCTCTTTACGACGTGGAGGATGCCCGGAGTACGACGTGGAGGATGCTCAGGGTTATCTTCAGCAAGCAACCGCCCCAGCTCGACCTGACTGAGGAAGAGGACTGGACCCTGGAACACTGGAACTGA
- the LOC135163509 gene encoding uncharacterized protein LOC135163509 isoform X1, producing the protein MFLFFFGSILHFFLNFMSLFFCLEYVSFFAVRLHSFWWCSFFVFNSFIRFLKCRPQGGRGHTSAQPTSACGGMTERARSSNARTSSALRVLHARAKAGLTEDDQEPYMGGEQRTGGVGPHTPRMKCVRATRREPWMPEGEDEQPFALYDVEDARSTTWRMLRVIFSKQPPQLDLTEEEDWTLEHWN; encoded by the exons ATGttcttatttttctttggctctattcttcatttctttttaaattttatgtctttatttttttgccttgagtatgtttcattttttgctGTACGTTTACATAGTTTTTGGTGGTgttctttttttgttttcaattctttcattCGTTTTTTGAAATGCAGGCCACAAGGAGGGAGAGGGCATACCTCAGCGCAGCCAACGAGTGCCTGCGGTGGGATGACCGAGAGGGCGAGATCCTCGAACGCGAGGACATCTTCGGCACTTCGCGTGCTCCATGCCAGGGCAAAGGCCGGGCTGACGGAGGACGATCAAGAACCCTATATG ggtGGAGAGCAGCGGACGGGAGGAGTTGGGCCACACACCCCCAGAATGAAGTGTGTCCGTGCTACCAGGCGCGAGCCCTGGATGCCGGAAGGTGAAGACGAGCAGCCGTTCGCTCTTTACGACGTGGAGGATGCCCGGAGTACGACGTGGAGGATGCTCAGGGTTATCTTCAGCAAGCAACCGCCCCAGCTCGACCTGACTGAGGAAGAGGACTGGACCCTGGAACACTGGAACTGA